The Prunus persica cultivar Lovell chromosome G7, Prunus_persica_NCBIv2, whole genome shotgun sequence genome has a segment encoding these proteins:
- the LOC18770778 gene encoding uridine nucleosidase 1, with translation MTNTHGVVLDGERDGVLDCQLKREKLIIDTDPGIDDTIAILMAFQTPELEVLGLTTIFGNVTTEDATRNALLLCEIAGHPSLPVAEGSPEPLKGGRPRVADFIHGSDGLGNIFLPPPERKQIEKSASEFLVDMVSEYPGEVSILALGPLTNLALAIKRDSSFAKKVKRVVVLGGAFFALGNVNPAAEANIYGDPEAADVVFTSGANITVVGINITTQVQFTDDDLLQLRQSKGKHAQLISDTCKFYRDWHVKSDGVHGIFLHDPVSFVALVRPDLFTYKKGVVRVETQGICVGHTLMDQGLKNWNSSNPWTGYSPVEVAWTVKVDEVLDYIRSRLIKS, from the exons ATGATACCATAGCTATCTTAATGGCATTTCAAACTCCAGAGTTGGAAGTCTTGGGGTTGACAACAATATTTGGTAATGTTACCACAGAAGATGCCACTCGCAATGCCTTGCTTCTG TGTGAGATCGCAGGGCATCCAAGTTTGCCTGTGGCGGAGGGAAGCCCTGAGCCTTTGAAg GGTGGAAGGCCACGTGTTGCTGACTTTATACATGGTTCTGATGGATTGGGGAACATATTTCTACCTCCTCCAGAAAGAAAGCAAATTGAAAAGAGTGCTTCTGAATTTTTAGTTGATATGGTCTCCGAATATCCTGGAGAAGTATCTATACTTGCCCTTGGTCCCTTGACAAACTTAGCACTG GCAATCAAAAGAGATTCTTCCTTTGCGAAAAAGGTCAAGAGGGTGGTCGTACTTGGTGGTGCTTTCTTTGCACTGGGAAATGTAAATCCTGCTGCGGAAGCAAAT ATTTATGGAGACCCGGAAGCAGCAGATGTTGTGTTTACATCTGGGGCAAACATTACTGTTGTTGGAATAAATATTACAACCCAAGTTCAATTTACAG ATGATGACCTCCTTCAACTGCGTCAATCTAAAGGAAAGCATGCTCAGCTGATAAGCGACACGTGCAAATTCTACAGAGATTGGCATGTTAAATCTGATGGTGTTCATG GGATTTTCCTTCATGACCCGGTCAGTTTTGTAGCACTAGTCCGTCCTGATCTCTTTACATACAAGAAGGGGGTTGTGAGGGTTGAAACTCAGGGCATCTGTGTTGGGCACACACTGATGGATCAAGGACTTAAAAA TTGGAATTCAAGCAATCCATGGACAGGCTATTCCCCTGTTGAAGTTGCTTGGACAGTGAAAGTGGATGAAGTCCTCGATTATATAAGAAGTCGATTGATAAAATCATGA